One genomic region from Cytophagia bacterium CHB2 encodes:
- a CDS encoding HAMP domain-containing histidine kinase, with protein MENARAFKLLSKTTFIYLIFTFIAFFSSALFLTKEADEFIEKNLESRFHNSANRIKRHLEAGKPLSELSSGVHILALDEAPRSGTLPVIGDTLIYNAEQDQMQRFRKKTVFMETNGRHYQVTMFKTVEDFLGLRDDIFGALIPAFVLLAGAIVLFNVFLSGYFFRPFNKILGLMKTYKVGKKINVERIDTNTIEFRKMQDLYHQMIDRIEADYRHLKEYTENMAHEMQTPLAVIRNKTENLLAREEVMQRHAETVKIIYDEANHLSKLGNTLNLLTKIENGEFGNAVEVATRPAIEKHIAAIEELARLKSLEIEADLSDTHRLFIDAFLFDIVLKNLLRNAISYGVPTGPVRLHTDADCLTISNYGPPLDTPPEKIFERFSNNRHKKNSLGLGLSLVKKICELNDLSIEYRYCEGQHCFSVRKLSA; from the coding sequence ATGGAAAACGCCCGCGCCTTCAAACTGTTATCCAAAACGACTTTCATTTATCTCATTTTCACCTTCATCGCTTTTTTCAGCAGCGCGCTGTTTCTCACGAAGGAAGCGGATGAATTCATTGAAAAGAATTTGGAAAGCCGCTTTCACAATTCTGCCAACCGAATCAAACGGCACCTCGAGGCCGGGAAGCCCTTGAGTGAGTTGTCTTCCGGCGTGCATATTCTAGCGTTGGACGAAGCGCCGCGCTCCGGAACCTTGCCGGTTATCGGCGACACGCTGATTTACAACGCCGAACAAGATCAAATGCAGCGTTTTCGCAAGAAAACCGTTTTCATGGAAACCAACGGCCGGCATTATCAAGTAACGATGTTCAAGACTGTGGAAGATTTTTTGGGGCTGCGTGATGACATCTTCGGCGCCCTGATTCCGGCGTTCGTGCTGCTGGCCGGAGCGATCGTCCTGTTCAATGTCTTTTTATCCGGTTATTTCTTTCGGCCCTTCAACAAAATTTTAGGGCTGATGAAAACTTATAAAGTCGGCAAAAAAATCAATGTAGAACGGATTGACACCAACACGATAGAATTCCGCAAAATGCAGGATTTGTATCATCAAATGATCGATCGCATCGAAGCGGATTACCGCCATCTGAAGGAATACACCGAAAACATGGCGCACGAAATGCAAACGCCGCTGGCCGTGATCCGCAACAAAACGGAAAACCTGCTCGCCCGGGAAGAGGTTATGCAGCGCCATGCTGAAACGGTGAAAATCATTTACGATGAAGCCAATCATTTGTCGAAGCTCGGCAACACGCTGAATTTGCTCACGAAAATCGAAAACGGCGAATTCGGCAATGCCGTCGAGGTCGCCACGCGCCCGGCCATTGAAAAACATATTGCTGCCATTGAAGAATTGGCGCGCTTGAAATCGTTGGAGATTGAGGCTGATCTCTCGGACACGCATCGTTTGTTCATCGATGCCTTCCTTTTCGATATTGTGTTGAAAAATTTGTTGCGCAATGCCATCAGTTATGGCGTCCCCACCGGGCCGGTTCGTTTGCACACCGACGCCGATTGCCTGACGATCAGCAACTACGGGCCGCCGCTGGACACCCCGCCTGAAAAAATCTTCGAGCGCTTTTCGAACAACCGGCACAAAAAAAACTCGCTGGGGTTGGGGCTTTCCCTGGTCAAAAAAATCTGCGAATTGAACGACCTGAGCATAGAATACCGGTATTGCGAGGGGCAGCATTGTTTCAGTGTGCGAAAGTTAAGCGCCTGA